The proteins below are encoded in one region of Opitutus sp. ER46:
- a CDS encoding RHS repeat-associated core domain-containing protein, translated as MKNHIITLGLFLLGCTAVAAEPMERRALLNVAIEGVTSGKNYDLYTHIGASQVHLARHPAESGGSDVSASDEPISMYVGLLVGKKYTFTFERGLGDVADPMDYGTFDLALKLPAGYVAYVDRDGDGIPEGESPHISGSTSGAVGMGGSFTYQIIERSTLNPAPAGELTRFAVGDLLFELGLGTLKNGKSAGRLQLRSDGRVGAGFGLPSAVFTPSGLDYVGPEASGLSSGSWSAITGGKRIETSQARVDVVADGATKYAIKFYATDSAGTYSTTAYAAYTLEKATTGLPASSPVGADCLKITVQHGNLTFQKFVFRDTSADVWTLIEGSGDDERIERHVATRNGATREVAIATKNHAGTVIAKERLTWSTVNSVENLTKQEVWSNVEATAPDLTTTWEYYADNAGKGKAFQIKKIMSPNGFYREFDYYSDALRLGKISKVTEPWSTGTATLSKITTYDYVGETGAFKNYPGSEEVKIGDTTVSKRERTYTFDDYAYTQSTKDYSGASTFTTTTTKAFYPYDNFWLASRPLSITAPSGLRQCFAYESGSYANGTFTVGSGYAYRTWVLIGASTGGTAVTTANGITFESIVLVANQSTLNETIRDSDDNIVREKTYVWDGVNWDLTHPIVDTTREWQDSARLASISYVTGAAASWTWNGRYLTSDTDETGIERTYTYDSVGRPDTVTTSALDALDGYQSFAASVVTYDYTASNQKASETQSSGNDLSRTTTYTYDGAGRPDTTVLPDGRSRKSLYSFPEAGVSRTAETLPCGGVVITDTLVDGKTLCVYDGTGVDRYYSYAVETTGISEVVHLATADSARWEKTTTDWLGRTIEQRKPGFTGQADIVEVSVFNESTGLLDKVTRTGFSPRMFEYDSIGQLKSEGIDLGANGTLLSSDVKDRITDHGRGFAKIGNSWWEVSEQWTYPSVTSATSRVFVKGTSRRLTGWSGGLMSEVVEKDAYGNATNTSVVVESGKRRRTTTVSVPGASSASVEVQCNGLVVKRSSADGRVETLTYDGLGRLTAQVDSRTAATTKSFTYLANGENATDLVQTVTETDKKSETESTARLVATYTYDKGGRVESVKDANGMFAYYGYDCAGRQTRQWGAAVLPVERIYNSYGELSLLTTFRAGTGWTAVKWPENPTGNSTIYRYDGPSGLLTQQEDDDGRKIDYTYNERGLVEGRKWARLNTTAARVTTTYEYHPGTAERSNITYNDGTPSVSYTYNRLGQLETATDIYTGSATQTRTLVYGTHLELETEKLPAYFGTRWMTYTYEDGTAGTVTGRANGYKLGIEGNLGRDMLSKWTYSEVTGNPSKLTAAQMGVTQREFEYEFVPNSSLVSGVKQTTLGYAQSRSYEANRDVISAVDAKFGTVVKAKYEYTYDALFRRETAKQSGSVFSSYANDTFYVYGYNNRSELTTATGYLGSDVTTLTAPMPGRYYDFDYDHAGNRTSANSSGSSTFAATYTPNDLNQTESRQNHYAPVNGTVDQAAKVLVDGILAGRQQTYWAGEAFLDNANGPAYDANVQIKAVKPGATDTKQTTTVAAFLPPATETLTYDEDGNLKSDGRWAYAWDAENRLVEMKTTDAAAAAGLPARRLEFRYDSLGRRIGKVVSTKSGTTWTAIQDLRFVYQGWNLIAEVNASDALQRTYVWGLDLASSLNATGGIGALVQMVDHTGTATAYLPAYDGGGNVAALMSSDGSPAAVYEYGPFGERMRAEGTYATTNPFRHATKFTDEESGLVYYGRRYYSPSLGRFISRDPIGAAGGPNLYGFVANDPVNRSDYLGMAQDDPPSDPGPNVYRRPPYDELGNTDYGVYGPGEPPPLGPSAPVAPNKGDPNKKLSQKDCDTLAAKIANNQKTLAGMVDTVSRESIADRIMGAVMEGLDQSMPYSDMAENFAEGGYRLGKAGLDAVGARGARKALTSVYSGGGAKVINAVGVVNNVWDAAQVGRAIYNRDGLGFIQSSAGLASDFVTAVPAFKMAISGFKFVWDGESQRAQNDIEMADLTSIAANGQAANLNAIIGLKNVAQWKKEFVDGGCK; from the coding sequence TTGAAAAATCACATTATCACGCTTGGTCTCTTCCTGCTTGGCTGCACGGCGGTCGCGGCGGAACCAATGGAGCGGCGCGCTCTGTTGAATGTTGCGATCGAGGGTGTCACCTCAGGTAAGAACTATGACCTGTATACCCACATAGGCGCCAGCCAGGTGCATTTAGCGCGGCATCCCGCAGAATCTGGCGGTTCGGATGTGTCTGCGAGCGACGAGCCGATTTCGATGTATGTAGGGCTTCTGGTCGGCAAGAAATATACGTTCACCTTCGAGCGTGGCTTAGGAGATGTCGCGGACCCGATGGACTACGGGACATTCGACCTGGCCCTCAAATTGCCAGCCGGTTACGTGGCATATGTAGATAGGGACGGCGATGGTATTCCGGAAGGCGAATCGCCTCATATTAGCGGGTCGACCAGTGGAGCGGTGGGCATGGGGGGATCCTTCACTTATCAGATCATTGAGCGTTCCACTCTCAATCCGGCCCCAGCTGGTGAGTTGACCCGATTTGCCGTGGGTGACCTGCTCTTCGAGCTTGGTTTGGGTACATTGAAGAATGGCAAGTCGGCTGGGCGTCTCCAGCTTCGAAGCGACGGACGAGTGGGAGCGGGCTTTGGATTGCCGAGTGCGGTGTTCACCCCAAGTGGGTTGGATTATGTCGGCCCCGAGGCTAGTGGCCTAAGTTCCGGGAGTTGGAGTGCCATCACCGGCGGCAAGCGCATAGAGACCAGCCAAGCGAGAGTGGATGTTGTCGCAGACGGCGCAACGAAGTATGCGATCAAGTTCTATGCAACCGATAGTGCTGGCACGTATAGCACGACTGCTTACGCGGCATATACGCTCGAGAAGGCGACAACAGGATTACCGGCATCCAGCCCGGTAGGGGCTGACTGCCTCAAAATAACCGTACAGCACGGCAATCTGACGTTTCAGAAGTTCGTATTCCGCGATACCTCCGCGGACGTTTGGACTCTAATTGAGGGGAGTGGAGACGATGAGCGCATTGAGAGGCACGTCGCAACGCGAAACGGTGCGACGCGGGAGGTCGCGATCGCTACCAAGAATCATGCCGGCACTGTCATCGCGAAAGAGCGGCTGACTTGGAGTACCGTAAACAGTGTGGAGAATCTCACGAAGCAGGAAGTCTGGTCTAATGTAGAGGCCACGGCGCCTGATCTGACAACGACCTGGGAGTACTACGCGGATAACGCCGGCAAAGGTAAGGCATTTCAGATCAAGAAGATCATGTCCCCTAATGGTTTCTATCGAGAGTTTGACTACTATAGTGATGCCCTCCGACTTGGGAAGATTTCCAAAGTTACCGAGCCATGGAGTACGGGAACAGCGACGCTCAGCAAAATCACGACCTATGACTATGTGGGCGAAACGGGAGCCTTCAAAAATTACCCAGGGAGTGAGGAGGTTAAGATTGGTGATACCACGGTGTCCAAGCGTGAGCGTACCTACACGTTTGACGACTATGCCTATACCCAATCGACAAAGGATTACAGCGGTGCGAGCACATTCACGACGACCACAACCAAGGCGTTTTACCCATACGATAACTTCTGGCTAGCTAGTCGTCCTCTATCGATTACTGCCCCTTCGGGATTGCGGCAGTGTTTCGCCTACGAATCCGGGAGCTATGCGAACGGGACGTTCACCGTTGGTTCGGGGTACGCCTACCGAACATGGGTGCTTATCGGTGCGTCAACGGGAGGGACAGCAGTAACGACCGCCAATGGTATCACATTCGAATCGATTGTCTTGGTCGCGAATCAGTCCACACTCAATGAAACCATTCGGGACAGCGACGACAATATCGTCCGGGAGAAGACATATGTCTGGGACGGAGTCAATTGGGACCTGACGCATCCGATTGTAGACACCACGCGAGAGTGGCAAGACAGCGCTCGACTGGCGTCAATCAGCTACGTCACGGGTGCCGCCGCTAGTTGGACGTGGAATGGGCGCTACCTTACCTCGGATACGGACGAGACTGGCATTGAGCGTACGTATACCTACGATTCAGTTGGCCGACCGGACACAGTGACGACAAGTGCTCTCGACGCATTGGATGGGTATCAATCGTTTGCGGCGTCGGTCGTGACGTATGACTATACAGCGTCGAACCAAAAGGCGTCGGAGACTCAATCGAGCGGAAACGATCTTTCTCGTACCACGACGTACACTTACGACGGCGCTGGGCGGCCAGACACAACTGTCCTCCCGGATGGGCGGTCGCGCAAAAGCCTGTACTCGTTTCCAGAGGCCGGAGTCAGCCGGACGGCGGAGACATTGCCGTGCGGCGGCGTCGTAATCACGGATACCTTGGTCGATGGAAAAACGTTGTGCGTCTATGACGGCACCGGGGTTGACCGGTACTATTCATATGCTGTGGAGACGACTGGCATCTCAGAAGTCGTACACTTAGCAACGGCAGACTCCGCACGGTGGGAGAAGACGACGACGGATTGGCTCGGACGAACGATTGAACAGCGAAAGCCGGGCTTCACCGGGCAAGCAGACATCGTGGAGGTGTCCGTGTTCAACGAGAGTACAGGCTTGCTTGATAAGGTTACGCGCACCGGGTTCTCACCCCGGATGTTCGAATATGACTCCATTGGCCAATTGAAATCCGAGGGAATTGATCTCGGGGCCAATGGAACGCTCCTCTCATCCGATGTGAAGGATCGGATTACCGATCACGGCAGGGGGTTCGCGAAGATCGGCAACTCGTGGTGGGAGGTGAGCGAGCAATGGACATATCCGTCAGTAACCTCGGCAACTAGCCGGGTGTTTGTGAAAGGAACGTCTCGGCGCCTCACCGGATGGTCCGGGGGGCTGATGTCCGAGGTGGTGGAGAAGGATGCCTATGGGAACGCGACGAATACGTCAGTCGTGGTGGAATCGGGAAAGCGCAGGAGAACGACGACCGTCTCCGTCCCAGGCGCCAGCAGTGCTAGCGTTGAGGTGCAATGCAACGGGCTTGTGGTTAAGCGGTCCAGTGCGGACGGGCGGGTGGAGACCCTCACGTACGACGGACTCGGCCGGCTGACGGCGCAGGTTGATTCGCGCACGGCCGCCACGACAAAAAGCTTCACGTATCTGGCGAACGGAGAGAATGCCACGGATTTGGTGCAGACTGTCACTGAAACTGACAAGAAGTCGGAAACAGAAAGCACGGCGCGACTTGTCGCGACGTATACCTACGACAAGGGCGGACGGGTGGAGTCGGTCAAGGATGCCAACGGAATGTTTGCGTATTATGGTTATGACTGTGCCGGTCGGCAGACGCGGCAGTGGGGCGCGGCCGTGCTGCCGGTGGAGCGAATCTATAATAGCTACGGCGAATTGTCCCTTCTCACAACGTTCAGGGCGGGGACGGGCTGGACCGCGGTGAAGTGGCCGGAGAACCCGACGGGTAATTCCACCATATATCGATATGACGGTCCGTCGGGGCTTCTGACGCAACAAGAGGATGATGATGGTCGAAAGATCGACTACACATATAATGAACGCGGGCTGGTGGAAGGGCGAAAATGGGCGCGGCTGAATACGACCGCGGCTAGGGTTACGACGACGTACGAGTACCATCCGGGCACGGCGGAGCGGAGTAACATCACCTACAACGATGGAACGCCGAGCGTCAGTTACACCTACAACCGCTTGGGTCAGCTCGAAACGGCGACGGATATCTACACTGGATCTGCCACTCAGACACGAACCTTGGTGTATGGCACGCACCTCGAGCTTGAGACCGAGAAGCTGCCGGCGTACTTTGGGACTCGTTGGATGACGTATACGTATGAGGATGGCACTGCCGGCACGGTGACGGGACGCGCAAATGGCTACAAGCTGGGCATCGAGGGCAATCTGGGGCGTGACATGCTGAGTAAGTGGACGTATAGTGAAGTCACTGGCAATCCGTCGAAGTTGACGGCGGCACAGATGGGGGTCACGCAGCGCGAGTTTGAGTACGAGTTTGTCCCAAACAGTTCGTTGGTGAGTGGCGTGAAGCAAACCACTCTCGGGTATGCCCAGTCTAGAAGCTATGAGGCGAATCGGGACGTGATCTCCGCCGTCGACGCGAAGTTCGGCACCGTAGTGAAAGCCAAGTATGAATATACCTACGACGCCCTGTTCCGACGCGAAACCGCTAAGCAATCTGGCTCAGTCTTTAGCTCCTACGCGAACGACACCTTCTACGTGTACGGTTACAATAACCGCAGTGAGCTCACGACTGCCACGGGCTACCTCGGATCGGATGTCACGACGTTGACGGCGCCGATGCCCGGCCGCTATTACGATTTTGATTATGATCACGCGGGGAACCGGACGTCCGCCAACAGCAGTGGCTCGTCCACGTTTGCCGCGACCTATACACCCAACGATCTGAACCAGACGGAATCGCGGCAGAATCACTACGCGCCCGTGAACGGCACGGTCGACCAGGCGGCCAAGGTATTGGTCGATGGAATCTTGGCCGGAAGGCAGCAAACCTATTGGGCCGGTGAAGCGTTTCTGGACAACGCCAATGGCCCGGCTTACGATGCCAATGTGCAGATCAAGGCGGTCAAACCGGGCGCGACGGATACGAAGCAGACGACAACCGTCGCCGCCTTCTTGCCGCCTGCGACGGAGACGCTGACTTACGACGAGGATGGCAATTTGAAGTCCGACGGACGCTGGGCGTATGCCTGGGATGCGGAGAATCGGTTGGTCGAGATGAAGACGACGGACGCGGCGGCGGCCGCAGGGCTGCCGGCGCGGCGGCTGGAGTTCCGGTACGACAGTCTCGGGCGCCGTATTGGGAAGGTGGTGTCGACCAAGTCGGGTACCACTTGGACGGCAATTCAGGACCTTCGCTTCGTGTATCAGGGCTGGAACCTCATCGCCGAGGTGAATGCCTCCGACGCGCTGCAACGGACGTATGTTTGGGGGCTGGACCTGGCGAGTTCGCTGAATGCGACGGGTGGGATCGGGGCGCTGGTGCAGATGGTCGATCACACCGGGACGGCGACGGCGTATCTGCCGGCGTATGACGGCGGCGGCAACGTGGCGGCGCTGATGAGCAGCGACGGCAGCCCGGCGGCGGTCTATGAGTACGGCCCGTTTGGCGAGCGGATGCGCGCGGAGGGGACGTACGCGACGACGAACCCGTTCCGGCACGCGACGAAGTTCACGGATGAGGAGTCGGGCCTGGTTTATTACGGCCGGCGGTATTATTCGCCGAGCCTGGGCCGGTTCATCAGCCGCGACCCCATCGGCGCCGCCGGCGGACCGAATCTGTACGGGTTTGTGGCCAACGATCCGGTCAACCGCTCGGACTATTTGGGTATGGCCCAAGACGATCCGCCGTCGGATCCTGGCCCGAATGTATATAGAAGGCCGCCGTATGATGAGCTAGGGAACACAGACTACGGGGTATACGGCCCGGGTGAGCCTCCGCCTTTGGGGCCGAGTGCTCCGGTAGCTCCAAACAAGGGTGATCCAAACAAAAAACTCAGTCAGAAGGATTGCGATACGTTGGCTGCGAAGATTGCCAACAATCAGAAAACTTTGGCGGGAATGGTTGATACTGTTTCGCGGGAAAGCATCGCGGATCGAATTATGGGAGCGGTGATGGAGGGGCTGGATCAGAGCATGCCTTACTCTGACATGGCCGAGAATTTTGCTGAAGGCGGCTACCGGCTCGGGAAGGCTGGCCTCGATGCGGTAGGTGCCAGAGGTGCTAGAAAGGCGCTGACAAGCGTTTATTCCGGCGGCGGAGCCAAAGTTATTAACGCTGTTGGCGTGGTGAATAACGTTTGGGACGCTGCGCAAGTGGGACGCGCCATATACAATAGGGATGGCTTGGGTTTTATTCAAAGTTCGGCCGGCTTGGCCTCAGACTTCGTGACAGCAGTCCCTGCATTCAAGATGGCGATCTCGGGCTTTAAGTTCGTGTGGGACGGCGAATCCCAACGCGCGCAAAACGACATAGAGATGGCTGATCTCACCAGCATCGCTGCCAACGGCCAGGCGGCGAACCTCAACGCGATAATCGGCCTAAAGAACGTAGCGCAATGGAAGAAGGAGTTTGTCGATGGAGGATGCAAATAG
- a CDS encoding immunoglobulin domain-containing protein, giving the protein MLEVDDYGTTAPYGFEFIQVHDGNTLVERIGTPNGGFYPNYTSFTWTDPRGSSYVGTHNYTFGFIGWSPTTSHYEVAIAYASFTVSGPTNSPSSTSTSGPTAVGRDEVPKYTFTAHDADGDITQLEIAWRTPSGAVYAIQPWFDVPASSDPSVERSITFNQGAGEYQLWVNARDAGGRTRDPWAQNIPSERLTITVAAGNTPPTISISPNKTTITRGDSVSFTVTATDPDGNLDAMNLDMTSPTSGYFKIDEGPYTFTGSTPNNGYMSFASCGEKSQSCEVRFPNAGTYTLKGASRDPSSWYYSGEVQITVQAGTNGITWESIDLPTSGTPGETISFEATVLNSGTTTWTDNYYLELADQDWNHLYYPGLGAVAPGERKTVRFYMTLPSTAGTYTYHFTGMENGVQYFGGSQSRDIVVNTPPITTGITTSAANNPDNTIIAGEKVTFTGSATDADGNLAWVHFYIATPVIPPWPHIGSAQISGSSANGTFEWTTNMTTGSYSVHIRAQDTFGAYDSNASTMTSFNVRLRQATVSGANMTIARGAAFVPQVGSPYAGGSGNGTWQFMVHGYTTWPGRDSAGAIVSSGDIAKAGTRVSATGTTQSTWTPPMPGQYTYSVRKYDDGNYATSSIAGPYTLDVVGGPTITAQPQSAIVPAGGGVVLSVSATSSASITYQWYKDDSPLAGKTSNTLEFGSAVAGDSGVYHVVVTDSGGSTRSSAAELIVLAAPAPLSTNLTSNGFRLVWGAMPGATGYYVDVSLSASFSSFVGGYANRSVGSAVQCDVTGLLASTTYYFRVRAAAGGVVSPSGSGSARTTALDPAGDEDGDGLTNGEENLLGTSPTNAAAPGNIGLKVHTP; this is encoded by the coding sequence TTGCTCGAGGTCGACGATTACGGGACGACGGCACCGTACGGCTTCGAGTTCATTCAAGTCCACGACGGGAACACGCTCGTCGAGCGCATCGGGACTCCGAACGGTGGATTCTATCCAAACTACACCAGCTTCACCTGGACAGATCCGCGAGGCTCGAGCTACGTAGGGACGCACAATTATACTTTTGGGTTCATCGGTTGGTCCCCGACCACTTCACACTACGAAGTAGCCATCGCTTACGCGAGCTTCACGGTTAGCGGTCCGACCAACAGTCCTAGCTCGACTTCAACTTCTGGCCCAACCGCGGTCGGTCGGGACGAGGTCCCCAAGTATACTTTTACGGCTCACGACGCCGATGGCGATATCACGCAGCTAGAGATCGCGTGGCGCACTCCTTCTGGAGCGGTGTATGCAATTCAACCGTGGTTCGATGTCCCTGCTTCTAGTGACCCAAGCGTAGAGCGTTCGATCACTTTCAATCAAGGCGCGGGTGAGTACCAGCTTTGGGTTAACGCGCGTGACGCCGGAGGGCGGACACGCGATCCGTGGGCGCAGAACATACCATCGGAGCGACTCACAATCACCGTCGCGGCGGGAAATACGCCGCCCACCATCTCAATCTCTCCCAACAAGACTACCATCACACGAGGGGACTCGGTTTCCTTTACCGTCACGGCCACGGACCCGGACGGAAATCTGGACGCGATGAATCTCGATATGACCAGCCCAACATCGGGCTACTTCAAGATTGATGAGGGGCCGTACACCTTCACTGGCTCAACTCCAAACAACGGCTACATGTCGTTCGCCAGCTGTGGGGAGAAATCGCAGAGTTGCGAGGTGCGGTTTCCGAACGCGGGCACGTACACCCTTAAGGGGGCAAGCCGCGACCCTAGTAGTTGGTACTATTCCGGCGAGGTACAGATCACGGTGCAGGCGGGAACGAATGGAATTACGTGGGAGTCGATCGACCTCCCGACGAGCGGTACTCCAGGCGAGACGATCTCATTTGAGGCGACGGTGCTCAATAGCGGCACCACGACTTGGACCGACAATTACTATCTCGAACTCGCGGACCAAGACTGGAACCATCTGTACTACCCGGGCCTGGGAGCAGTTGCTCCGGGAGAGCGCAAGACCGTGCGATTCTATATGACGCTTCCGTCCACGGCTGGGACATACACCTACCATTTTACGGGGATGGAGAACGGGGTGCAGTACTTTGGCGGCTCACAATCGCGCGACATTGTGGTGAACACTCCGCCAATCACCACGGGAATCACGACCTCTGCTGCCAATAACCCGGACAATACCATTATCGCCGGCGAGAAGGTGACATTTACGGGCTCGGCGACCGATGCAGACGGGAATCTCGCGTGGGTTCACTTCTATATCGCGACCCCCGTCATACCGCCGTGGCCGCACATCGGCTCCGCACAAATCAGCGGCAGTTCTGCGAACGGCACGTTTGAATGGACGACAAACATGACGACCGGGAGCTACAGCGTACATATTCGTGCGCAGGACACCTTCGGAGCCTACGACAGTAATGCCAGTACGATGACGAGCTTCAATGTTCGCCTGCGCCAGGCGACGGTCAGTGGTGCGAACATGACAATCGCGCGCGGTGCGGCATTTGTGCCCCAAGTCGGCTCCCCATACGCTGGTGGAAGTGGCAATGGGACATGGCAATTCATGGTCCATGGCTATACCACATGGCCAGGTCGTGATAGCGCTGGCGCAATAGTGTCGTCGGGGGATATTGCCAAGGCGGGGACGCGTGTTTCTGCAACTGGCACGACCCAAAGCACATGGACTCCTCCGATGCCAGGTCAGTATACCTACTCCGTCCGAAAATACGACGATGGAAATTACGCCACGAGCAGCATCGCTGGCCCATATACGCTTGATGTTGTCGGCGGGCCGACGATCACGGCGCAGCCACAATCCGCGATTGTGCCTGCGGGGGGCGGAGTGGTGCTATCCGTCTCCGCGACCAGCTCAGCGTCGATCACGTACCAGTGGTATAAAGATGATTCTCCTCTGGCTGGTAAGACATCCAATACGCTCGAATTTGGAAGCGCGGTGGCGGGCGATTCGGGAGTGTACCACGTTGTTGTCACGGACAGCGGCGGGAGTACCAGATCGAGCGCCGCCGAGCTTATCGTCCTCGCGGCGCCTGCGCCTTTGTCGACGAACCTCACAAGCAATGGATTCAGGTTGGTATGGGGCGCGATGCCGGGTGCGACGGGGTACTACGTCGACGTCTCCCTCAGCGCTAGCTTCAGCTCCTTCGTGGGCGGATATGCAAACCGCAGTGTTGGTTCCGCCGTTCAATGTGATGTGACCGGACTCCTAGCGAGTACCACGTACTATTTCCGCGTTCGTGCGGCCGCTGGAGGGGTCGTATCCCCGAGTGGTAGTGGCTCGGCCCGGACCACCGCACTCGATCCCGCGGGAGATGAAGATGGCGATGGGCTAACCAATGGTGAAGAGAACTTGCTGGGTACGAGTCCAACCAACGCCGCGGCGCCGGGAAACATCGGGCTGAAGGTGCACACCCCATAA
- a CDS encoding transposase: protein MARKWRVEYPGAVYHVINRGNYRAWVFREEGARDAFEACLAEAAERYGWVLHAWVVMSNHFHLALETPAGNLVAGMQWLQSVYANRFNRYRGENGQLFQGRYKALLVEKGTALGQVCDYIHLNPVRARMITVEALGNYGHGSYRFLARPKARPAYLDVADFLMQAGGLADTPAGWRCYADYMAWQAAEGPAGRNQAYVNLTRGWALGTEEFKTTVLREQLVPKDHHAWTAADCREERSLRWRVVLDQCLSSLGCQCAPGDSKSAAWKVAIATHLRQTMGVPNGWLAEQLEMGSAFYVSKHVGLARNADHPAGEFLLRLRKVKGKG from the coding sequence ATGGCGCGCAAATGGCGGGTGGAGTACCCCGGGGCGGTGTACCACGTGATCAATCGCGGGAACTATCGGGCGTGGGTGTTCCGGGAGGAGGGGGCGCGGGACGCATTTGAGGCGTGCCTGGCGGAGGCGGCGGAGAGGTACGGGTGGGTGCTGCATGCGTGGGTGGTCATGAGCAATCACTTCCATTTGGCGCTCGAAACGCCGGCGGGGAACCTGGTGGCGGGAATGCAGTGGCTGCAAAGCGTGTACGCGAATCGGTTCAACCGATACCGGGGAGAGAACGGGCAGTTGTTCCAGGGACGATACAAGGCGCTGTTGGTGGAGAAGGGGACCGCCCTGGGACAGGTGTGTGACTATATTCACCTGAATCCCGTGCGCGCCCGCATGATCACGGTGGAGGCGCTCGGGAACTACGGCCACGGGAGCTATCGCTTTCTGGCCCGACCGAAGGCTCGTCCGGCCTATCTGGATGTAGCGGATTTCTTGATGCAGGCTGGAGGTTTGGCGGACACGCCGGCCGGTTGGCGATGCTACGCCGACTACATGGCGTGGCAGGCGGCGGAAGGACCGGCTGGACGCAACCAGGCCTACGTGAATCTGACGCGGGGTTGGGCGTTGGGGACCGAGGAGTTCAAGACAACCGTCCTGCGCGAGCAGTTGGTGCCGAAAGACCATCATGCGTGGACGGCGGCCGACTGCCGGGAGGAGCGGAGCCTGCGCTGGCGGGTCGTGCTGGATCAGTGTCTCAGCTCGCTCGGATGCCAATGTGCGCCCGGCGATTCGAAGTCAGCGGCGTGGAAGGTCGCGATCGCGACGCATCTGCGGCAGACTATGGGCGTGCCGAACGGTTGGCTGGCCGAGCAGCTTGAGATGGGTTCGGCATTCTACGTCAGCAAGCACGTCGGGCTTGCGCGAAACGCCGATCATCCCGCCGGCGAGTTCCTGCTCCGGCTCAGAAAGGTAAAAGGTAAGGGATGA
- a CDS encoding sugar porter family MFS transporter: MLTSTRDHPAAPSRPDYNRRFVWLVATIAAFGGLLFGYDWVVIGGAKPFYEKFFNLTSPDQQGWAMSCALIGSLVGALGAGVAAERWGRKRMLIVAAVLFAASSVATGLAGTFAQFIAWRIAGGAAIGLASGLSPLYIAEIAPAAVRGRLVSLNQLTIVIGILAAQVVNLFIAEPVPAGATAAEILASWNGQTGWRWMFGVTAVPSLLFLLGACFVPESPRWLAKTGRTDAARRVLTRIAGAEGAAVELAAIEATLRQNSARVDWRELFTPKVRRLLGLGIVLAVFQQWCGINVVFNYAEEVFSAAGYSVSDILLNIVITGSVNLVFTFVALATVDRWGRRKLMLFGAGALAVVYVVLGAGYALHSQGVHMLGLVLLAIGCYAMSLAPVTWVVISETFPNRVRGLAMSIAVGCLWVACFVLTYTFPLLNRAVGAAGTFWIYAAVCALGFAFVFFRLPETKGRSLEEIEQP; this comes from the coding sequence ATGCTTACCTCAACCCGTGACCACCCGGCCGCGCCGTCGCGCCCTGACTACAACCGCCGGTTTGTCTGGCTGGTCGCGACGATCGCGGCGTTCGGCGGACTGCTGTTTGGCTACGATTGGGTGGTGATCGGCGGGGCCAAGCCCTTCTACGAAAAGTTCTTCAATCTCACGTCGCCCGACCAACAGGGCTGGGCGATGAGCTGCGCCTTGATCGGCTCGCTGGTGGGCGCGTTGGGCGCGGGCGTGGCGGCGGAGCGATGGGGACGAAAACGCATGCTGATCGTGGCCGCAGTTCTGTTTGCGGCGTCCTCGGTCGCGACGGGCCTGGCAGGCACCTTCGCGCAATTCATTGCCTGGCGCATCGCGGGCGGCGCCGCCATCGGCCTGGCCTCGGGCCTTTCGCCCCTCTACATCGCCGAAATTGCGCCGGCCGCGGTGCGTGGTCGGCTGGTGTCGCTCAACCAGCTCACGATCGTGATCGGGATCCTCGCGGCGCAGGTGGTGAACCTCTTCATCGCGGAGCCAGTGCCGGCCGGCGCCACGGCGGCGGAGATCCTGGCGTCGTGGAACGGGCAGACCGGCTGGCGTTGGATGTTCGGGGTGACGGCGGTGCCCTCGCTGTTGTTTCTGCTCGGCGCGTGCTTTGTCCCGGAGAGCCCCCGCTGGCTGGCGAAGACCGGCCGGACGGACGCCGCGCGGCGGGTGCTGACGCGGATTGCCGGCGCGGAGGGCGCGGCGGTCGAGCTCGCCGCGATCGAAGCGACGCTGCGGCAGAACTCGGCGCGGGTTGACTGGCGCGAGCTTTTCACGCCGAAGGTGCGCCGGCTGCTCGGGCTGGGCATCGTGCTCGCGGTGTTCCAGCAGTGGTGTGGCATCAACGTGGTGTTCAACTACGCCGAGGAGGTGTTCTCCGCGGCCGGCTACTCGGTGTCGGACATCCTGCTCAACATCGTGATCACCGGCTCGGTGAACCTGGTGTTCACGTTCGTGGCGCTGGCGACGGTGGACCGCTGGGGGCGGCGGAAGCTGATGCTGTTCGGAGCCGGCGCGCTCGCGGTCGTCTATGTTGTCCTCGGGGCGGGTTACGCCCTGCACAGCCAGGGAGTGCACATGCTCGGGTTGGTGCTGCTTGCGATCGGGTGCTACGCGATGTCGCTGGCGCCGGTGACCTGGGTCGTCATTTCGGAGACGTTTCCGAATCGGGTGCGCGGGCTGGCGATGTCGATAGCCGTCGGATGCCTGTGGGTGGCGTGTTTCGTCCTGACCTACACCTTCCCCTTGCTGAACCGGGCGGTCGGCGCGGCGGGGACGTTCTGGATTTACGCCGCCGTCTGCGCGCTGGGCTTCGCCTTCGTCTTCTTCCGCCTCCCCGAGACCAAGGGCCGGAGCCTGGAGGAAATCGAGCAGCCGTAG